One window from the genome of Oreochromis niloticus isolate F11D_XX linkage group LG20, O_niloticus_UMD_NMBU, whole genome shotgun sequence encodes:
- the pou6f1 gene encoding POU domain, class 6, transcription factor 1 isoform X4 encodes MSGHETIRVLEVEVDASSASSAADGKGECKTDEGVAEAGEQPDASSTQDSPTVPQSTGGGVVLGEQQVVSVEPPAPMVQTLTPAVPISVSLPQHQAAMPITVQGCPQVLTQESLATLMTGMMAQTGSLGQPLLIPLSMPGSIGGQGGLAVLTLPTTNVATLPGLTAANPAGNLLKLPFAGFQAATVLNSVQPQLQANAQAVFQSQSAPIQQVQAAMQQVTPQAPQVTSAQITVAQVGTAQTTTATNTISPSNLSVAALQTAGLSINPAIINAASLGAQPQFLSSLTSTPIINSAMSSMAGITSQIITNAQGQVIGTLPLLVNPASLAGGAATPTLPLQGLQVQAVAPQLLFNTQGQIIATVGNGPAAVATSAAVLPKTTAPPTLTKPSTQASVTTVTQSPVVIAPQPTVLKTATTLSSTVPITCGETAKVGQLVSKPQQAVSTEEGINLEEIREFAKNFKIRRLSLGLTQTQVGQALTATEGPAYSQSAICRFEKLDITPKSAQKLKPVLEKWLAEAEHWNQKGQQNLMEFVGGEPSKKRKRRTSFTPQAIEVLNSYFEKNALPTGQEITEIARELNYDREVVRVWFCNRRQTLKNTSKINVFQVQ; translated from the exons ATGTCTGGCCATGAAACCATTCGAGTGCTAGAAGTAGAAGTCGATGCGTCTTCAGCCTCTTCAGCAGCTGATGGGAAGGGCGAATGCAAAACTGATGAGGGAGTGGCTGAAGCTGGAGAGCAACCTGATGCCAGCAGCACCCAGGACAGCCCCACAGTGCCCCAGAGCACAGGGGGTGGTGTAG TGCTGGGTGAGCAGCAGGTGGTGTCTGTGGAGCCTCCAGCTCCTATGGTCCAAACTCTGACCCCTGCTGTTCCCATCAGCGTGTCTCTGCCCCAGCACCAGGCTGCCATGCCCATCACCGTGCAAGGCTGTCCACAG GTGCTGACCCAGGAAAGTCTGGCCACTCTGATGACGGGTATGATGGCACAGACGGGGTCACTGGGTCAGCCGCTGCTCATTCCTCTCAGTATGCCGGGCTCCATTGGCGGCCAGGGCGGTTTGGCTGTTCTCACTCTTCCTACCACCAATGTAGCTACTCTCCCTGGTCTCACAGCGGCTAACCCAGCTGGAAATCTCCTCAAACTGCCCTTTGCTGGCTTTCAAG CTGCAACCGTCCTGAACTCAGTCCAGCCTCAGCTGCAAGCCAATGCACAGGcggtgttccagtctcagtcaGCACCCATTCAGCAGGTGCAAGCAGCCATGCAGCAGGTGACACCTCAGGCACCCCAGGTAACCAGTGCACAGATTACTGTTGCTCAGGTGGGAACAGCCCAGACGACCACTGCCACCAACACCATCTCTCCGTCCAACTTGTCAGTGGCAGCCCTTCAGACTGCAGGACTCTCCATTAACCCCGCTATT ATCAATGCTGCTTCCTTGGGAGCGCAACCGCAGTTCCTCAGTTCCCTTACGTCCACTCCCATCATTAACAGTGCCATGTCCAGCATGGCTGGAATCACCAGTCAGATCATCACAAATGCCCAGGGACAG GTCATAGGGACACTCCCACTTTTAGTGAACCCAGCCTCTCTGGCTGGAGGAGCTGCAACTCCCACACTTCCGCTCCAGGGTCTCCAGGTCCAGGCTGTGGCCCCACAGCTGCTTTttaacacacagggacaaatCATTGCCACTGTAGGGAATGGTCCTGCTGCAGTCGCAACTTCTGCAGCAGTTCTACCTAAAACCACAGCTCCTCCAACACTTACCAAACCTAGCACACAG GCTTCAGTAACAACTGTCACCCAGTCACCGGTTGTCATTGCCCCACAGCCGACTGTACTAAAGACCGCCACCACACTCTCCTCCACAGTTCCCATCACCTGTGGAGAGACAGCAAAAGTGGGCCAGCTTGTCAGCA AACCCCAGCAGGCAGTCAGCACAGAGGAGGGCATTAATCTGGAGGAAATTCGAGAGTTTGCCAAGAATTTCAAGATCCGTCGGCTGTCCTTGGGGCTTACTCAGACACAAGTAGGGCAGGCTCTTACTGCAACTGAGGGTCCAGCTTACAGCCAGTCTGCCATTTGCAG gtTTGAAAAGCTGGATATCACCCCTAAAAGCGCTCAGAAGCTAAAGCCTGTGTTGGAAAAGTGGCTGGCTGAAGCCGAGCACTGGAACCAGAAAGGCCAGCAAAATCTGATGGAGTTTGTCGGTGGGGAACCTTCCAAAAAACGCAAGAGGCGTACTAGTTTCACACCTCAGGCAATAGAAGTCCTCAACTCCTACTTTGAGAAGAATGCTCTGCCAACAGGGCAGGAGATTACAGAGATTGCAAGAGAGCTAAACTATGACCGAGAGGTTGTGCGTGTATGGTTCTGCAACCGGAGACAGACACTGAAAAACACAAGCAAGATCAACGTTTTCCAGGTTCAGTAG
- the pou6f1 gene encoding POU domain, class 6, transcription factor 1 isoform X2 yields the protein MCSASLFSLAIHCLTAEVFFQPFKSCTLKFPAKDNQVIVMSGHETIRVLEVEVDASSASSAADGKGECKTDEGVAEAGEQPDASSTQDSPTVPQSTGGGVVLGEQQVVSVEPPAPMVQTLTPAVPISVSLPQHQAAMPITVQGCPQVLTQESLATLMTGMMAQTGSLGQPLLIPLSMPGSIGGQGGLAVLTLPTTNVATLPGLTAANPAGNLLKLPFAGFQAATVLNSVQPQLQANAQAVFQSQSAPIQQVQAAMQQVTPQAPQVTSAQITVAQVGTAQTTTATNTISPSNLSVAALQTAGLSINPAIINAASLGAQPQFLSSLTSTPIINSAMSSMAGITSQIITNAQGQVIGTLPLLVNPASLAGGAATPTLPLQGLQVQAVAPQLLFNTQGQIIATVGNGPAAVATSAAVLPKTTAPPTLTKPSTQASVTTVTQSPVVIAPQPTVLKTATTLSSTVPITCGETAKVGQLVSKPQQAVSTEEGINLEEIREFAKNFKIRRLSLGLTQTQVGQALTATEGPAYSQSAICRFEKLDITPKSAQKLKPVLEKWLAEAEHWNQKGQQNLMEFVGGEPSKKRKRRTSFTPQAIEVLNSYFEKNALPTGQEITEIARELNYDREVVRVWFCNRRQTLKNTSKINVFQVQ from the exons ATGTGCTCGGCTTCTCTGTTCTCCTTAGCCATTCACTGTCTGACTGCAGAAgtcttttttcagccatttaaaTCCTGCACTTTGAAATTCCCTGCCAAAGACAACCAG GTCATTGTGATGTCTGGCCATGAAACCATTCGAGTGCTAGAAGTAGAAGTCGATGCGTCTTCAGCCTCTTCAGCAGCTGATGGGAAGGGCGAATGCAAAACTGATGAGGGAGTGGCTGAAGCTGGAGAGCAACCTGATGCCAGCAGCACCCAGGACAGCCCCACAGTGCCCCAGAGCACAGGGGGTGGTGTAG TGCTGGGTGAGCAGCAGGTGGTGTCTGTGGAGCCTCCAGCTCCTATGGTCCAAACTCTGACCCCTGCTGTTCCCATCAGCGTGTCTCTGCCCCAGCACCAGGCTGCCATGCCCATCACCGTGCAAGGCTGTCCACAG GTGCTGACCCAGGAAAGTCTGGCCACTCTGATGACGGGTATGATGGCACAGACGGGGTCACTGGGTCAGCCGCTGCTCATTCCTCTCAGTATGCCGGGCTCCATTGGCGGCCAGGGCGGTTTGGCTGTTCTCACTCTTCCTACCACCAATGTAGCTACTCTCCCTGGTCTCACAGCGGCTAACCCAGCTGGAAATCTCCTCAAACTGCCCTTTGCTGGCTTTCAAG CTGCAACCGTCCTGAACTCAGTCCAGCCTCAGCTGCAAGCCAATGCACAGGcggtgttccagtctcagtcaGCACCCATTCAGCAGGTGCAAGCAGCCATGCAGCAGGTGACACCTCAGGCACCCCAGGTAACCAGTGCACAGATTACTGTTGCTCAGGTGGGAACAGCCCAGACGACCACTGCCACCAACACCATCTCTCCGTCCAACTTGTCAGTGGCAGCCCTTCAGACTGCAGGACTCTCCATTAACCCCGCTATT ATCAATGCTGCTTCCTTGGGAGCGCAACCGCAGTTCCTCAGTTCCCTTACGTCCACTCCCATCATTAACAGTGCCATGTCCAGCATGGCTGGAATCACCAGTCAGATCATCACAAATGCCCAGGGACAG GTCATAGGGACACTCCCACTTTTAGTGAACCCAGCCTCTCTGGCTGGAGGAGCTGCAACTCCCACACTTCCGCTCCAGGGTCTCCAGGTCCAGGCTGTGGCCCCACAGCTGCTTTttaacacacagggacaaatCATTGCCACTGTAGGGAATGGTCCTGCTGCAGTCGCAACTTCTGCAGCAGTTCTACCTAAAACCACAGCTCCTCCAACACTTACCAAACCTAGCACACAG GCTTCAGTAACAACTGTCACCCAGTCACCGGTTGTCATTGCCCCACAGCCGACTGTACTAAAGACCGCCACCACACTCTCCTCCACAGTTCCCATCACCTGTGGAGAGACAGCAAAAGTGGGCCAGCTTGTCAGCA AACCCCAGCAGGCAGTCAGCACAGAGGAGGGCATTAATCTGGAGGAAATTCGAGAGTTTGCCAAGAATTTCAAGATCCGTCGGCTGTCCTTGGGGCTTACTCAGACACAAGTAGGGCAGGCTCTTACTGCAACTGAGGGTCCAGCTTACAGCCAGTCTGCCATTTGCAG gtTTGAAAAGCTGGATATCACCCCTAAAAGCGCTCAGAAGCTAAAGCCTGTGTTGGAAAAGTGGCTGGCTGAAGCCGAGCACTGGAACCAGAAAGGCCAGCAAAATCTGATGGAGTTTGTCGGTGGGGAACCTTCCAAAAAACGCAAGAGGCGTACTAGTTTCACACCTCAGGCAATAGAAGTCCTCAACTCCTACTTTGAGAAGAATGCTCTGCCAACAGGGCAGGAGATTACAGAGATTGCAAGAGAGCTAAACTATGACCGAGAGGTTGTGCGTGTATGGTTCTGCAACCGGAGACAGACACTGAAAAACACAAGCAAGATCAACGTTTTCCAGGTTCAGTAG
- the pou6f1 gene encoding POU domain, class 6, transcription factor 1 isoform X3, protein MNSQDLPAKDAPLTVNEQVIVMSGHETIRVLEVEVDASSASSAADGKGECKTDEGVAEAGEQPDASSTQDSPTVPQSTGGGVVLGEQQVVSVEPPAPMVQTLTPAVPISVSLPQHQAAMPITVQGCPQVLTQESLATLMTGMMAQTGSLGQPLLIPLSMPGSIGGQGGLAVLTLPTTNVATLPGLTAANPAGNLLKLPFAGFQAATVLNSVQPQLQANAQAVFQSQSAPIQQVQAAMQQVTPQAPQVTSAQITVAQVGTAQTTTATNTISPSNLSVAALQTAGLSINPAIINAASLGAQPQFLSSLTSTPIINSAMSSMAGITSQIITNAQGQVIGTLPLLVNPASLAGGAATPTLPLQGLQVQAVAPQLLFNTQGQIIATVGNGPAAVATSAAVLPKTTAPPTLTKPSTQASVTTVTQSPVVIAPQPTVLKTATTLSSTVPITCGETAKVGQLVSKPQQAVSTEEGINLEEIREFAKNFKIRRLSLGLTQTQVGQALTATEGPAYSQSAICRFEKLDITPKSAQKLKPVLEKWLAEAEHWNQKGQQNLMEFVGGEPSKKRKRRTSFTPQAIEVLNSYFEKNALPTGQEITEIARELNYDREVVRVWFCNRRQTLKNTSKINVFQVQ, encoded by the exons ATGAACTCCCAGGATCTGCCTGCCAAAGATGCCCCACTTACTGTCAATGAGCAG GTCATTGTGATGTCTGGCCATGAAACCATTCGAGTGCTAGAAGTAGAAGTCGATGCGTCTTCAGCCTCTTCAGCAGCTGATGGGAAGGGCGAATGCAAAACTGATGAGGGAGTGGCTGAAGCTGGAGAGCAACCTGATGCCAGCAGCACCCAGGACAGCCCCACAGTGCCCCAGAGCACAGGGGGTGGTGTAG TGCTGGGTGAGCAGCAGGTGGTGTCTGTGGAGCCTCCAGCTCCTATGGTCCAAACTCTGACCCCTGCTGTTCCCATCAGCGTGTCTCTGCCCCAGCACCAGGCTGCCATGCCCATCACCGTGCAAGGCTGTCCACAG GTGCTGACCCAGGAAAGTCTGGCCACTCTGATGACGGGTATGATGGCACAGACGGGGTCACTGGGTCAGCCGCTGCTCATTCCTCTCAGTATGCCGGGCTCCATTGGCGGCCAGGGCGGTTTGGCTGTTCTCACTCTTCCTACCACCAATGTAGCTACTCTCCCTGGTCTCACAGCGGCTAACCCAGCTGGAAATCTCCTCAAACTGCCCTTTGCTGGCTTTCAAG CTGCAACCGTCCTGAACTCAGTCCAGCCTCAGCTGCAAGCCAATGCACAGGcggtgttccagtctcagtcaGCACCCATTCAGCAGGTGCAAGCAGCCATGCAGCAGGTGACACCTCAGGCACCCCAGGTAACCAGTGCACAGATTACTGTTGCTCAGGTGGGAACAGCCCAGACGACCACTGCCACCAACACCATCTCTCCGTCCAACTTGTCAGTGGCAGCCCTTCAGACTGCAGGACTCTCCATTAACCCCGCTATT ATCAATGCTGCTTCCTTGGGAGCGCAACCGCAGTTCCTCAGTTCCCTTACGTCCACTCCCATCATTAACAGTGCCATGTCCAGCATGGCTGGAATCACCAGTCAGATCATCACAAATGCCCAGGGACAG GTCATAGGGACACTCCCACTTTTAGTGAACCCAGCCTCTCTGGCTGGAGGAGCTGCAACTCCCACACTTCCGCTCCAGGGTCTCCAGGTCCAGGCTGTGGCCCCACAGCTGCTTTttaacacacagggacaaatCATTGCCACTGTAGGGAATGGTCCTGCTGCAGTCGCAACTTCTGCAGCAGTTCTACCTAAAACCACAGCTCCTCCAACACTTACCAAACCTAGCACACAG GCTTCAGTAACAACTGTCACCCAGTCACCGGTTGTCATTGCCCCACAGCCGACTGTACTAAAGACCGCCACCACACTCTCCTCCACAGTTCCCATCACCTGTGGAGAGACAGCAAAAGTGGGCCAGCTTGTCAGCA AACCCCAGCAGGCAGTCAGCACAGAGGAGGGCATTAATCTGGAGGAAATTCGAGAGTTTGCCAAGAATTTCAAGATCCGTCGGCTGTCCTTGGGGCTTACTCAGACACAAGTAGGGCAGGCTCTTACTGCAACTGAGGGTCCAGCTTACAGCCAGTCTGCCATTTGCAG gtTTGAAAAGCTGGATATCACCCCTAAAAGCGCTCAGAAGCTAAAGCCTGTGTTGGAAAAGTGGCTGGCTGAAGCCGAGCACTGGAACCAGAAAGGCCAGCAAAATCTGATGGAGTTTGTCGGTGGGGAACCTTCCAAAAAACGCAAGAGGCGTACTAGTTTCACACCTCAGGCAATAGAAGTCCTCAACTCCTACTTTGAGAAGAATGCTCTGCCAACAGGGCAGGAGATTACAGAGATTGCAAGAGAGCTAAACTATGACCGAGAGGTTGTGCGTGTATGGTTCTGCAACCGGAGACAGACACTGAAAAACACAAGCAAGATCAACGTTTTCCAGGTTCAGTAG
- the tfcp2 gene encoding transcription factor CP2 isoform X1: MAWALKLPLTDEVIESGLVQDFDASLSGIGQELGAGAYSMSDVLALPIFKQEESNLPPDSDNKILPFQYVLCAPTSPAVKLHDETLTYLNQGQSYEIRMLDNRKIGELPEITGKMVKSIIRVVFHDRRLQYTEHQQLEGWRWNRPGDRILDLDIPMSVGIIDPRANPTQLNTVEFLWDPSKRTSVFIQVHCISTEFTMRKHGGEKGVPFRIQIDTFKENENGEYTEHLHSASCQVKVFKPKGADRKQKTDREKMEKRAPQEKEKYQPSYETTILTECSPWPEVTYVNNSPSPGFNSTHNSFPVAEGNGSPNHQPEPVVQVADNLLPTATPQDAQQWLHRNRFSPFCRLFTNFSGADLLKLTREDVIQICGPADGIRLFNALKGRVVRPRLTIYVCQESQQAREQHPKHENGDAAASTFFGQLYHAIYLEELTVTELTEKIAHLFSISPRQINQIFKQGPTGIHVLVSDEMIQNFQDEVCFVLDTMKDDTSDGYHIILK, encoded by the exons ATGGCGTGGGCTCTCAAACTGCCTCTCACGGATGAAGTGATTGAGTCCGGACTGGTCCAGGACTTTGATGCCAGTCTGTCCGGCATTGGCCAGGAACTCGGTGCGGGGGCGTACAGTATGAG CGATGTACTTGCCCTTCCCATTTTCAAACAGGAGGAGTCCAACCTCCCACCTGACAGTGACAACAAGATCCTACCCTTTCAGTATGTTCTGTGTGCACCTACCTCGCCAGCCGTTAAACTGCATGATGAAACACTCACCTACCTCAACCAAG GGCAATCCTATGAAATTAGAATGCTTGACAATCGGAAAATTGGGGAACTTCCAGAAATCACTGGCAAAATGGTGAAG AGCATAATTCGTGTGGTGTTTCATGACCGACGACTTCAATACACAGAGCACCAGCAGCTGGAAGGCTGGCGCTGGAACAGGCCAGGGGATCGCATTCTCGACCTGG ATATCCCGATGTCAGTGGGGATAATTGACCCCAGGGCTAACCCCACTCAGCTTAACACGGTGGAGTTCCTTTGGGACCCATCAAAAAGAACCTCAGTTTTTATCCAG GTTCACTGCATTAGCACAGAATTCACCATGCGGAAGCATGGCGGAGAAAAGGGCGTGCCTTTCCGCATCCAGATTGACACGTTTAAGGAGAATGAGAATGGAGAGTACACAGAACATCTTCACTCTGCCTCCTGCCAGGTCAAAGTCTTCAAG CCTAAAGGTGCAGACAGAAAGCAGAAGACGGACAGGGAGAAGATGGAGAAGAGGGCGCcacaggaaaaggaaaagtacCAGCCTTCCTATGAAACCACAATCCTGACAGAG TGCTCTCCCTGGCCTGAGGTCACATATGTCAACAACTCCCCATCTCCTGGCTTCAATAGCACCCACAACAGCTTTCCAGTGGCTGAAGG AAACGGGTCACCAAACCACCAGCCTGAGCCTGTTGTTCAGGTGGCAGAT aattTGTTACCAACAGCAACACCACAGGATGCACAACAGTGGCTTCATAGAAACCGCTTCTCCCCTTTCTGTCGACTCTTCACTAACTTCTCAG GGGCAGACCTGTTGAAGCTGACCAGGGAGGATGTTATTCAGATCTGTGGACCAGCTGATGGTATAAGACTTTTCAATGCACTTAAAGGACG GGTGGTACGTCCAAGACTCACCATCTATGTTTGCCAGGAGTCTCAGCAGGCACGGGAACAGCATCCGAAACACGAAAATGGAGATGCTGCTGCCAGCACTTTCTTTGGTCAGT TATATCACGCCATTTACCTGGAGGAACTCACGGTTACAGAACTGACAGAGAAAATTGCTCATCTGTTCAGCATCTCACCCAGGCAGATCAATCAGATCTTTAAACAAGGCCCCACTGGCATCCATGTGCTGGTTAGTGATGAG ATGATTCAGAATTTCCAAGatgaagtttgttttgttttggacacGATGAAAG atGACACAAGTGACGGCTACCATATAATCTTAAAGTGA
- the pou6f1 gene encoding POU domain, class 6, transcription factor 1 isoform X1, producing the protein MLPHFLNHFFSFLFTQNARKTVIVVVQQAMNSQDLPAKDAPLTVNEQVIVMSGHETIRVLEVEVDASSASSAADGKGECKTDEGVAEAGEQPDASSTQDSPTVPQSTGGGVVLGEQQVVSVEPPAPMVQTLTPAVPISVSLPQHQAAMPITVQGCPQVLTQESLATLMTGMMAQTGSLGQPLLIPLSMPGSIGGQGGLAVLTLPTTNVATLPGLTAANPAGNLLKLPFAGFQAATVLNSVQPQLQANAQAVFQSQSAPIQQVQAAMQQVTPQAPQVTSAQITVAQVGTAQTTTATNTISPSNLSVAALQTAGLSINPAIINAASLGAQPQFLSSLTSTPIINSAMSSMAGITSQIITNAQGQVIGTLPLLVNPASLAGGAATPTLPLQGLQVQAVAPQLLFNTQGQIIATVGNGPAAVATSAAVLPKTTAPPTLTKPSTQASVTTVTQSPVVIAPQPTVLKTATTLSSTVPITCGETAKVGQLVSKPQQAVSTEEGINLEEIREFAKNFKIRRLSLGLTQTQVGQALTATEGPAYSQSAICRFEKLDITPKSAQKLKPVLEKWLAEAEHWNQKGQQNLMEFVGGEPSKKRKRRTSFTPQAIEVLNSYFEKNALPTGQEITEIARELNYDREVVRVWFCNRRQTLKNTSKINVFQVQ; encoded by the exons ATGCTTccacattttttaaatcactttttttcatttttgtttaccCAGAATGCCAGGAAGACAGTGATTGTGGTGGTGCAGCAAGCCATGAACTCCCAGGATCTGCCTGCCAAAGATGCCCCACTTACTGTCAATGAGCAG GTCATTGTGATGTCTGGCCATGAAACCATTCGAGTGCTAGAAGTAGAAGTCGATGCGTCTTCAGCCTCTTCAGCAGCTGATGGGAAGGGCGAATGCAAAACTGATGAGGGAGTGGCTGAAGCTGGAGAGCAACCTGATGCCAGCAGCACCCAGGACAGCCCCACAGTGCCCCAGAGCACAGGGGGTGGTGTAG TGCTGGGTGAGCAGCAGGTGGTGTCTGTGGAGCCTCCAGCTCCTATGGTCCAAACTCTGACCCCTGCTGTTCCCATCAGCGTGTCTCTGCCCCAGCACCAGGCTGCCATGCCCATCACCGTGCAAGGCTGTCCACAG GTGCTGACCCAGGAAAGTCTGGCCACTCTGATGACGGGTATGATGGCACAGACGGGGTCACTGGGTCAGCCGCTGCTCATTCCTCTCAGTATGCCGGGCTCCATTGGCGGCCAGGGCGGTTTGGCTGTTCTCACTCTTCCTACCACCAATGTAGCTACTCTCCCTGGTCTCACAGCGGCTAACCCAGCTGGAAATCTCCTCAAACTGCCCTTTGCTGGCTTTCAAG CTGCAACCGTCCTGAACTCAGTCCAGCCTCAGCTGCAAGCCAATGCACAGGcggtgttccagtctcagtcaGCACCCATTCAGCAGGTGCAAGCAGCCATGCAGCAGGTGACACCTCAGGCACCCCAGGTAACCAGTGCACAGATTACTGTTGCTCAGGTGGGAACAGCCCAGACGACCACTGCCACCAACACCATCTCTCCGTCCAACTTGTCAGTGGCAGCCCTTCAGACTGCAGGACTCTCCATTAACCCCGCTATT ATCAATGCTGCTTCCTTGGGAGCGCAACCGCAGTTCCTCAGTTCCCTTACGTCCACTCCCATCATTAACAGTGCCATGTCCAGCATGGCTGGAATCACCAGTCAGATCATCACAAATGCCCAGGGACAG GTCATAGGGACACTCCCACTTTTAGTGAACCCAGCCTCTCTGGCTGGAGGAGCTGCAACTCCCACACTTCCGCTCCAGGGTCTCCAGGTCCAGGCTGTGGCCCCACAGCTGCTTTttaacacacagggacaaatCATTGCCACTGTAGGGAATGGTCCTGCTGCAGTCGCAACTTCTGCAGCAGTTCTACCTAAAACCACAGCTCCTCCAACACTTACCAAACCTAGCACACAG GCTTCAGTAACAACTGTCACCCAGTCACCGGTTGTCATTGCCCCACAGCCGACTGTACTAAAGACCGCCACCACACTCTCCTCCACAGTTCCCATCACCTGTGGAGAGACAGCAAAAGTGGGCCAGCTTGTCAGCA AACCCCAGCAGGCAGTCAGCACAGAGGAGGGCATTAATCTGGAGGAAATTCGAGAGTTTGCCAAGAATTTCAAGATCCGTCGGCTGTCCTTGGGGCTTACTCAGACACAAGTAGGGCAGGCTCTTACTGCAACTGAGGGTCCAGCTTACAGCCAGTCTGCCATTTGCAG gtTTGAAAAGCTGGATATCACCCCTAAAAGCGCTCAGAAGCTAAAGCCTGTGTTGGAAAAGTGGCTGGCTGAAGCCGAGCACTGGAACCAGAAAGGCCAGCAAAATCTGATGGAGTTTGTCGGTGGGGAACCTTCCAAAAAACGCAAGAGGCGTACTAGTTTCACACCTCAGGCAATAGAAGTCCTCAACTCCTACTTTGAGAAGAATGCTCTGCCAACAGGGCAGGAGATTACAGAGATTGCAAGAGAGCTAAACTATGACCGAGAGGTTGTGCGTGTATGGTTCTGCAACCGGAGACAGACACTGAAAAACACAAGCAAGATCAACGTTTTCCAGGTTCAGTAG
- the tfcp2 gene encoding transcription factor CP2 isoform X2 yields MAWALKLPLTDEVIESGLVQDFDASLSGIGQELGAGAYSMSDVLALPIFKQEESNLPPDSDNKILPFQYVLCAPTSPAVKLHDETLTYLNQGQSYEIRMLDNRKIGELPEITGKMVKSIIRVVFHDRRLQYTEHQQLEGWRWNRPGDRILDLDIPMSVGIIDPRANPTQLNTVEFLWDPSKRTSVFIQVHCISTEFTMRKHGGEKGVPFRIQIDTFKENENGEYTEHLHSASCQVKVFKPKGADRKQKTDREKMEKRAPQEKEKYQPSYETTILTECSPWPEVTYVNNSPSPGFNSTHNSFPVAEGNGSPNHQPEPVVQVADNLLPTATPQDAQQWLHRNRFSPFCRLFTNFSGADLLKLTREDVIQICGPADGIRLFNALKGRVVRPRLTIYVCQESQQAREQHPKHENGDAAASTFFVYHAIYLEELTVTELTEKIAHLFSISPRQINQIFKQGPTGIHVLVSDEMIQNFQDEVCFVLDTMKDDTSDGYHIILK; encoded by the exons ATGGCGTGGGCTCTCAAACTGCCTCTCACGGATGAAGTGATTGAGTCCGGACTGGTCCAGGACTTTGATGCCAGTCTGTCCGGCATTGGCCAGGAACTCGGTGCGGGGGCGTACAGTATGAG CGATGTACTTGCCCTTCCCATTTTCAAACAGGAGGAGTCCAACCTCCCACCTGACAGTGACAACAAGATCCTACCCTTTCAGTATGTTCTGTGTGCACCTACCTCGCCAGCCGTTAAACTGCATGATGAAACACTCACCTACCTCAACCAAG GGCAATCCTATGAAATTAGAATGCTTGACAATCGGAAAATTGGGGAACTTCCAGAAATCACTGGCAAAATGGTGAAG AGCATAATTCGTGTGGTGTTTCATGACCGACGACTTCAATACACAGAGCACCAGCAGCTGGAAGGCTGGCGCTGGAACAGGCCAGGGGATCGCATTCTCGACCTGG ATATCCCGATGTCAGTGGGGATAATTGACCCCAGGGCTAACCCCACTCAGCTTAACACGGTGGAGTTCCTTTGGGACCCATCAAAAAGAACCTCAGTTTTTATCCAG GTTCACTGCATTAGCACAGAATTCACCATGCGGAAGCATGGCGGAGAAAAGGGCGTGCCTTTCCGCATCCAGATTGACACGTTTAAGGAGAATGAGAATGGAGAGTACACAGAACATCTTCACTCTGCCTCCTGCCAGGTCAAAGTCTTCAAG CCTAAAGGTGCAGACAGAAAGCAGAAGACGGACAGGGAGAAGATGGAGAAGAGGGCGCcacaggaaaaggaaaagtacCAGCCTTCCTATGAAACCACAATCCTGACAGAG TGCTCTCCCTGGCCTGAGGTCACATATGTCAACAACTCCCCATCTCCTGGCTTCAATAGCACCCACAACAGCTTTCCAGTGGCTGAAGG AAACGGGTCACCAAACCACCAGCCTGAGCCTGTTGTTCAGGTGGCAGAT aattTGTTACCAACAGCAACACCACAGGATGCACAACAGTGGCTTCATAGAAACCGCTTCTCCCCTTTCTGTCGACTCTTCACTAACTTCTCAG GGGCAGACCTGTTGAAGCTGACCAGGGAGGATGTTATTCAGATCTGTGGACCAGCTGATGGTATAAGACTTTTCAATGCACTTAAAGGACG GGTGGTACGTCCAAGACTCACCATCTATGTTTGCCAGGAGTCTCAGCAGGCACGGGAACAGCATCCGAAACACGAAAATGGAGATGCTGCTGCCAGCACTTTCTTTG TATATCACGCCATTTACCTGGAGGAACTCACGGTTACAGAACTGACAGAGAAAATTGCTCATCTGTTCAGCATCTCACCCAGGCAGATCAATCAGATCTTTAAACAAGGCCCCACTGGCATCCATGTGCTGGTTAGTGATGAG ATGATTCAGAATTTCCAAGatgaagtttgttttgttttggacacGATGAAAG atGACACAAGTGACGGCTACCATATAATCTTAAAGTGA